The Hydrogenothermus marinus genome has a window encoding:
- the tatB gene encoding Sec-independent protein translocase protein TatB, translating into MFGIGMSEIIVIMIVAIIVLGPKRLPEAIKQMAKFFREIKSTVDEVKSSVVSEIEDIKSLPEDLTKIEDKKEEKKFEEEFEKEVIKPKYSEDYEPKREKISFKKEKKEDIKDA; encoded by the coding sequence ATGTTTGGTATAGGTATGTCTGAAATTATTGTAATAATGATAGTTGCTATTATAGTACTTGGACCAAAAAGATTGCCTGAAGCAATTAAACAGATGGCAAAATTTTTCAGAGAAATTAAATCAACTGTTGATGAAGTTAAAAGTTCTGTAGTTTCTGAGATTGAAGATATAAAATCCTTACCAGAAGATTTAACAAAGATAGAAGATAAAAAAGAAGAAAAAAAGTTTGAAGAAGAGTTTGAAAAAGAAGTAATAAAACCAAAATATAGTGAAGATTATGAGCCAAAAAGAGAAAAAATATCTTTTAAAAAAGAAAAAAAAGAGGATATAAAAGATGCCTGA